From the genome of Vitis riparia cultivar Riparia Gloire de Montpellier isolate 1030 chromosome 2, EGFV_Vit.rip_1.0, whole genome shotgun sequence:
GACGTGAAAACAAACTGTTAGCTTGTTTGAGACTCACATCTTATCCAAAAGGACTCACGTCCTTTGTACACcaacaatttcaaaattgtcACACTATGAAAGCCAGTCATATGTGAAGTTGTTACCTTAATCACAAAAAGGGGGATGCCGAAGGTAAAGATAGTGACTAGAGTAAAGTCCTAATAAAGTAGTCATATTGAAAGATGGGGCTAGATCATCTCATTTTCAGAGAGAGATAAAGtacatttcaaaaaatgaagtttatggtaaatttttgaaaatcacttttaaaattttaaggaacaagttgattgatttttgaataattatttaataaatgattcttcaaaatatttttgttttgtataatgtaatataaaacaaaacatttttttagctATATCTAGATTCTTCTTCAAAATATCAAGTAAAAACatggattaaatatatttactttttttccccttttttatactttttttttttctcatattcaaaCTTTAACACTTGATCACCCATCTTGTCAAATAGTGATACTTTGATCCCCCGTCCGACTTGTTAACGAATAGTCATACGAACATCTatctaaacaaaaaaatcaataatagcGATTGTCATATTTTGAAGACGTCTAAAAATTTtacttcaaaatcaataattcAAAATGAATTCTACCTAAGTTCAAATCGGTACATAAAAACAATACCTTTATTATTTATAGggcaaaatattgaattttaaatgtGAGGGCAAAGcgtaaaattgaaaaaaaaaaaaaaaaagggtaaagtactcaaaatattagaaataattcTACCCTTGAGTTGGGAATGTACCATGTGGGGTATGACAGGAAGTAATGCCTTGTCTTCCGTATTGTTTATAGGGAATGTTACCCATGAATcactaaagaaataaaagtgGAATTATCTTACAAGATTAGTCCGGCAGCTTTTTGCATtgattaacaaaaaaacaatggTTTAGAAATCCAAGATGAagggttatttaatttttatattttcatattctaatatttatccccattaaaaaaataagaaagcatAGAACCAAACAGGCTGTTTTGTTTTACATGATGTGTTTTTTCCGGGCATCCCACAAGCTATTGTCGTACCTTTCTTCACCAGGATGGTCCTTTATGGTTCTGCAttatcatttccttttatatttccaataaaattcaagctaatattttttaacagtATTGATTCCATGCAGCTTCCTAGAAGGAAGCTGGCACTGAAAGGTGGAAGAACCTCACCGCCATCATAGGTGTGTTCTTGTCCATCTCTACAGAATTGTACCCTTTATTAATGCTCCCTCTCCCCCCACTTGCCCTTATTTAATCCCCCCCTTTCTCTCACTTTTCATCATCTCCCCATTTCCAACAATCACTCTCAGATCCTGCTAGAAGGTAGAAATGGAGGTTGAGGGGGGAGTGCAGTTTGAGGACTACTTCCCTTCTATGATGGAGGGGTCGGGCGCTGAGGGCTTCATTATAGAGCTCTGCAATGGGTTTCACCTGCTCATGGACGTGGAGAAAGGGCTTATCACTTTTGAGAGCTTGAAGAGGAGTGCTTTGCTGTTGGGGTTGCAGGACATGGGAGATGATGAGATTGTGTCTATGTTGAGTGAGGGCGATTTGGATGGAGATGGGGCTCTCAACCAGATGGAGTTCTGCATTCTCATGATGAGACTGAGTCCGGGTTTACTGGACGAACCCAAGCAGTGGGTGGAGGAAATGTATATACATGAACCAGATGAAGAAGCTCTATGGTTTTAGTTAGCTATGGTGTTCAATGTTTATGCCGCCTTCTTTCATATCTTTTAGATTTCATCCTCTTCTTGATGTGGTGTAGTCACTGGATAATAGAATAATCATGGTAGAGTTGCttggattttcttttctatcaATTATTTTCAGTTAGATTGAAGTCGATCGACTCAGAATATTGTCAATTTGTTATATGCaacaaattcaatttcaatGGTTATCTGGGAAACCTGTTCCTATCCAAGAAAGTGTCTAATTTCCTAGAACTTTTGGGGAAACTTGTACAACATTGTAATGGAAATTTCCAGTTTACAAGAACTCGATCTCCCTTCTGTCAATGTTCATTTTGAATGATTGGATAAGTTGCAGCAAGGACTCTCCCTTCTGTTAGTGTTCATCTTGAATGATTGGATAAGTTGCAAATTCACATCATGTGATTTTGAAGGAAGGAAAAGCATTAATGAATGAAATCATTTTCTCATGGAATTGTGAATCTACAGGGAGATCTAGATTgaattttttggcatttttttaaaaacatagataTCAATATAGAAACATACGACAAGTGTTAAATAATGCATAATGCTGTTGTAGATGACCAAGAGACAGGAGAAATCTGAATATTAAATCAAGCATAATGTAACATATGGATGATAATTTACCCTGTAAACTAATCATGAAGAACAAGTAGGGAGCCAAGGAGTAGTTATGGCCCAAGATAGAAAAACGACAGAATTGTGGTCCAAAGCAGAAGGCAAGACTCAGAAGAGAGACTAGCTAAGCTAAGAGACACCTAACAAGTGACGACAACAATGAGACACTGACATGGATTTTGATGTCTCAACAAAGCTTagcttttatttagttttttcttttatgcccTTCTCtgtatacaaatattattttgcaaatggtaattgttttttattatcttcAAAATATTCTGAGTAACGGGAGGTACAAGAGTGTCTTACATGGAGATGCGATGAACAACAAAGCAACTAGAATACCACTAGCTACCGCAGAAGGACCATCATGGACAGTTGTTGAGTCAGCACCCAGTTGATACTTGATAGATTGTAGAAGCCACCCCCACCTGTATCTATTAGGATGAATTATGCAGAATACTTGGAACTTCAACAAGGCAACAAACTTGATGGGAAAACGTGCTTTATTTATCAGATACATAAAGCAACTCAGTTTCCTGGTGTTGAGACTCTGTTGCTTAAAATTGGCTTGGTTGTATATGGCACATTTGTCAAAATGATTCGTACCATTCTTTGGAAATAACCTCTGTGTTGCTTCAAAGACAAATACGTATCATAATGTGTATCCCCACTTGATATTCTTCAGATTTAAATAGATCAAGACTCTAAGCTTTAGCTCCATCTACAAACTTAAACTCAGGTTACCGgtctcatattttttaaaatgatttcatCTTCATCAGCCCCTTCAGGTTACCCGTCTCGTAAAGATGATTCTAGCTTCTAATTTTTTAACCCCCCCCAGCATTATTTCATGGGGTTTGCAGACAGACAGCAAATGATgcagaaatttcaaattagttatTGACCAATCAGGTTACTTTGTTAATAATCCTCGTGGGAGCCACAGAACAATGAATCAAATCTATGTTTATACCTGGAACTATAGCATTCATAGGCACTTCTTAGGATTATATGCtcaattaaatattagaatGATTACCTGTTATCTTCTAAGGCCTGAATTCTCCTTCATTGTGGAAAATCTCAAAGTCTCATGCTGCAATGGTGGATTTGAATTTTAGTTCAACCAACCATGAAGTTTGAACTAACAAGATAATGATCTGTGAGTCTTACCTCTGCTCACTTGTACAAGGGCTTGATGCCTTTTCTCAACCATAGAATTAGCATGCGATCGGTCCTGCGTACATGTTAGCAACAGATTGATCATTAGTCTAATTGTTGTGAACTCATCTTAGGTCACATCAGGATATTTTGATCAGTGGGGCATTTTGTAAGAGCAATAAAGAGAGGCAGCCAATATTTCTAATGCTTGTGGCATAGGGTCTAATATACACCAAAAATATCATGCTTCTTCCTACTAATATTTGCTCTAATTCTAAGATGTTAATATCGCAGCTGTCTGTCCATCTTCTTTCATCAGTTTAGTGCAACAAAAACACTCTAGGGGCCCTGAAAACTTCATAGTAATTACTGTGTTGTTTCCAAAAATCATGTATGATCCTCTGGTTATGTCCTAAAGATAATAGAACAGTCCTGAAAAAGTAAGCCAAGGAATGAGGCAGTCATTCAATAATTTCTGAGCACTGAATCTCCATCCTATGTTTCACTTTTTCTTCCAAACAAAAGGCacgtttttttaatttttgtagtagtAGTCAAGAACAAGAAGTCCACTGTTGCTCAAGCAAACCCAAGCAAACCTCGTAGCAGTTAACTGTGTTCTTTCCAAAAATCATGTATGATTCTCTGTGCATGTCCTAAAGATAATAGAACAGTCCTGAAAAAGTAAGCCAAGGAGTGAGGTAGCCATTCAGTAATTTCTGAGCACTGAATCTCCATGCTATGTCTCACTTTTTCTTCAACCAAAaggcacattttttttttttttggtagcaGTCAAGAACAAGAAGTGCATTGTTGCTCAAGCAAACCCACCAATAATTGTCATCCAAGAAACAACTTTCCTCTTTCAATAGTCCACAAAACAAACAACACCGTTCTCACATATCGTTCAGCCCTACAATAACCTGCAATTTTGCCGATCTAAGTTTTTGGATTGGGCTTTGATTATCTCATCTGAAAACCAATTGGTGTTCAATGAGGGTAGGCTAAGCCTTTTACAACAACCACTATCTTTTGTATGACCCATCCCAGGCTTGAAACCAATCAATGTCCAGTCAGGTAGGTTAAACCTTTTATAGCATTTCACCAACAACATTTGGGTGACCCATACTTGCACCCCAACAATCCCTCTCCTGACATGATGTTCCCATGGCTCGAAACCATGACCCTGGCTCTGGCATCAATTATTGGATTGAGCTTTAACCATTTCATATAAAAACCAATCAGTCTCCTGTGAGCAAAGGCTAAGCCTCTTATGGCATTCGAATACTATCATTTGGGTGACCCATACTTTAGCTTAAGAGCTGCATTGTTGCACCCCAACACAAGTAACCACTCTGATATCCTCCATTCCAGCATGCTCTACATACCTTGCAACGATAGCTTTCTTCAGTTCCTCATTACTGAACAATCCAACAACCATTGGATTCCAAAAAACAACATTACTCTCTGGAATCGCAGGGAATCATTCCCCCACCCCATCCATCCTCCCTGTATTCACTAATCCACAAAGCATGAAGTCCACAAGACATTCTGCACAAGGATCACTCCATTTCTCCCATTGCACATAACCTGTCAAAATGGTGCTATAATTGAAAGTATATCTCTTAGGCATGATATCGAAGACGACCCACAATCCAAATCATGGATGAAACCATTTTCTGAGACACTGGAAAGCAATGAAGTCCATCCAAAGGCCTAAGAATGGAGTCTCTATTGGACATTTCGTCGAGCATGTCTCGTCTTTGGTTGAAGTGGCATTGGGTGAGGCATTCGAGGATTTGGGAatcataaaatctaaaatttgagTAATGGGTTACAGATGATATGATTTGGGGTTGAAGCTGCCAACATAGTAGAGGATTGATTAGggtttttaccaaaaaaaattatgaattctcTAGCAACAAAAGGCGGGCATATTTGTTGAGACTTGAGAAGGATAATTTCAACCtggaagaaaattttcaattattgtgGCTTGGACAAGAAAATGGGCTTGGGCTTTATGCCTAAAGTTCAAGTTAGAGCCCAGCCCAGTTCACAATATGATTCATATCTTGACAGTTGGGCCAAAGTTTTGCagcttttcttcttcttcaattatTTCCATGCTTgtcatattaattaaaaatcttggaaaatttgagagaaatttaaaagaaagaagataaaaagaaaaataaaaagaaaaaaggcaaaataaaaataaagataaatttaaaattaatatattatttttatttgtttattcaaaactcattttatttatttatttatttatttttatattttttatgataaaatggaaaaaattattttccttaatatccTTTTGCTCTTCtctgtaataaattttttaagtaataaaacatattaaaatattaaaaatgaaaagcatGGTATGTTTTATTTACCATTGCATAATGAAACAAAAGTGGCTAGCTTTCAAAGTCATCTTTTTGGAAAAACAGTCTTCACataaattattcatattttaatatctactattttgaattttttttatatggctGTTGATTTTAAAGGAGACAATAATTTGGTTGGTaactattttccaaaacaatttttttagaatagtttttgataatTGTTCTCtaaattttatagaataaaagtctatttagaaacctaaaattatttcatttatttcttaaaatagttttcaaaaaataagtgaaaacaacataaaataattaaaagatattttctaaaaacaacatcttttctattttgagaacagtttttggttgtcaaacgtatttttttatattttttgtttaagagaacaaaaaattattctaaaaaacagttcCCAAACAGACCaaacatcttttatattttagtataaactcatattttttatttcaatatataactTATATAGAATTCTTGATAATTTTGTAACCACTCCTTAGAGATTTGTAGAGGATTACAAACAAATACAAATGTGACATTGGAAATACATTTATGGACTATCAGACAATTTATAAATCATTATTTCATTTGGATATGAATGTGACACTGGAAATGCATTTATGGACtaccaacaatttataaatcatTATTTCAAAGAAAGCAATGTGACATTGGAaaccaacaatttataaatcattattgagttcaaatattctttaaattttcaaaattattaacaCCATCGGTTTAAGTGATATTCTAATATCATTATCCTTTAGTTTCTCCTTTGTCTTTTTTTAATACTCCTAACATAAATTAACAAgattattttgtctttttctcaCCCATATCTCATTACCATCCTCTAACAACACACTTTTGGATAACACGTGTCTAAtcaaactattattttaaaCCTCCCCCATAGGATTCTTATTACCACCAATTTGATCATTCAAGGATTCTTATTATATGATaagatttacaaaattaatgtaaatttgATTGGTGTGGTATAGTCATCAATTTCAAATTTGGAGTAACTGATTTTTCATCATGTTGGAGTTGGGTGAGTGTTCAAGTCGGGTTGATCCAATATAATCCAACCAAAAAAGAGATCAAAGGAATTGTTTATGGAAATTGGAACGACTATAAATGACCCAAAAACCTCCATTAgggggagaaaaaaaagaaggaaaaaaatctcTCTCACTTGTACTTTTCTCtcataaaagaaatattgaaaGGGCTTTTGAGTTGTGAAACAAAATGGTCCTTGATTTTCATGTGATTCTATTAACAAACTAAAAATTGAAAGGtaaaacaactatttttttttttttttatcttgggCATTTAAAAAAGGTATTACCAAGTTTTTCCTACACATCAATATTCTACAAAGAGGTTGTGGGTAATTAACTatgttttaattaatatttaaaattatatttttataaatcacattatctttgttttaaattaaatggACACAtcattaaaggaaaagaaaatgtgaaattaTAATCTCTAGTTTGGCAGCATTTTGCATTGATTAACACAAAACAATTGTTTAGAAATCCAAgataaattgtgttttttttttaattttaaaattttattttcaaaaatttattctaaaaaaacattaaaaaaaatagaaccaaacaatttttttgtcttatatatttattgatcCTAAAAACATTTGATGGTTATGAACTTGTAATTATCATTTTccctttatattttcaaaaatttaccctaaaaaaatcattaaaaatatagaacCAAACAAggtttttttgtcttatatatttatttatcctaAAAGCATTTGATGGTTATAAACTTATGATTATCATCTTCCCTTTATATTTCCAATAAAATTCAcactaattaatatatatatatatatatatgtgtgtgtgtgtgttttttaaCAGTATTGATTCCATGCAGCTTCCTAGAAGGAAGCTCACACTGGAAAGGGTAAGAAGCTCACCGCCATAGCAGATAATCTTGTTTATCTCTCCAAATTTTTACCCTTTGATGCTCGATCTTTTCCCCTCTTCCTGATATTATTTAATCCCCCTTCTCTCACTTTTCAGCGCCCCCCATCTTAACAAGCTATAGAATCTTTGTTTTCAGGTGGAAATATTGCTAGAAATGGAGGTTGATGAGGGTGGAGTGC
Proteins encoded in this window:
- the LOC117904124 gene encoding calcium-binding protein PBP1-like; translation: MEVEGGVQFEDYFPSMMEGSGAEGFIIELCNGFHLLMDVEKGLITFESLKRSALLLGLQDMGDDEIVSMLSEGDLDGDGALNQMEFCILMMRLSPGLLDEPKQWVEEMYIHEPDEEALWF